A portion of the Lolium rigidum isolate FL_2022 chromosome 1, APGP_CSIRO_Lrig_0.1, whole genome shotgun sequence genome contains these proteins:
- the LOC124684626 gene encoding ankyrin-1-like, producing the protein MEMAAMGKQQREKVLLFAASEGNLRLLKKMARGLDSGGQAEAAVLAAVTDGEGNRALHLAAAAGRVEVCRYIVEDLRLDVNQPNFKGETPLFYSAFYGGAAAARYLIDHGADPLAGKIWSPLHGAAAKGNFEIVELLLSRGINVDLHSVQGTPLHAAALHKQDCMMKFLLEHHANPNKVCSLNYSPLSWAMRTKSLECVKLLIQAGADVNFVDFSGITNLILAVQYGLPGTVQCLLDAGANPNIPDEFGRTPIEFAASEGRRDMVEMLFPLTSPIPTLPEWSIDGIISHVESFGLKPRDKRKCEKRRTGLKQKAKEAFQREQYFIASQFYSCVMAFDPSPDDRVTILANLSLCSLRGGNGSGALSYATMCRMARPHWPKACYRQGAAFMLQKDYEKACEAFADGLKLDPKSAEIANALREAREAAKNAC; encoded by the exons ATGGAGATGGCGGCGATGGGGAAGCAGCAGCGGGAGAAGGTGCTACTCTTCGCCGCCTCCGAAGGCAACCTCCGCCTCCTCAAGA AGATGGCGCGGGGGCTTGACTCGGGGGGGCAGGCCGAGGCCGCTGTACTTGCGGCGGTGACGGATGGCGAAGGGAACcgcgcgctgcacctggcggccgCGGCGGGGAGGGTGGAGGTCTGCAGGTACATCGTCGAGGACCTCCGCCTCGATGTCAATCAACCCAACTTCAAAG GTGAGACACCACTGTTCTATTCTGCCTTTTATGGAGGAGCTGCTGCTGCAAGATATCTTATTGATCATGGTGCTGATCCATTAGCTGGCAAAATATGGTCACCTCTCCATGGCGCTGCAGCAAAAG GAAATTTTGAAATAGTAGAACTGCTGCTTTCAAGAGGAATCAATGTGGATTTACATTCTGTACAAGGGACACCGTTGCATGCAGCTGCTCTTCATAAGCAAGATTGCATGATGAAATTTTTGTTGGAGCACCATGCCAAT CCTAATAAGGTTTGCAGTCTTAATTATAGCCCATTGAGTTGGGCCATGCGTACTAAGTCGCTAGAATGTGTGAAGCTACTCATTCAG GCAGGTGCTGATGTGAATTTCGTTGACTTCAGTGGTATTACTAACTTGATTTTGGCTGTGCAATATGGTTTACCTGGTACCGTGCAATGCTTACTAGATGCTGGTGCTAATCCCAATATTCCAGATGAA TTTGGTAGAACACCTATTGAATTTGCTGCTTCTGAAGGCAGAAGGGACATGGTTGAAATGTTATTCCCTCTAACTTCTCCAATTCCAACACTGCCCGAATGGAGTATCGATGGAATCATTTCTCATGTGGAATCCTTTGGTTTGAAACCGAGG GATAAACGGAAGTGTGAAAAGAGAAGAACTGGACTGAAACAGAAAGCTAAGGAGGCCTTTCAGAGAGAGCAATATTTTATAGCGTCACAGTTCTATAGTTGT GTAATGGCATTTGACCCTAGTCCAGATGATCGTGTAACCATATTGGCAAATCTGAGTCTTTGCTCGTTGCGTGGCGGGAACGGAAGTGGTGCTCTCTCCTATGCTACTATGTGCAGAATGGCACGACCTCATTGGCCAAAAGCCTGTTATCGACAAGGGGCAGCTTTTATGTTACAGAAG GACTATGAGAAAGCATGTGAGGCTTTTGCAGATGGCTTGAAGCTTGACCCTAAGAGTGCTGAAATTGCAAATGCTTTAAG GGAAGCCCGCGAGGCAGCGAAGAATGCTTGTTGA